TGAACCCGTGAACTAGTCTATGAACCATATAGTCACTCAGCAGTTTCATGTTGCAGACGTTTTGTACTGAAAATTGCACTGATATTCCGTGATTTGTGATGTATACACATGGCATTACCCTTAGACAGACTTTCTTTAATTCATCCTTTGGATAAAACCATAATACATCAATGGgtcaatctcggaacccatcgacTATCGTCTGACAACGATTATCTacatatctgtttatagagattattCATGGATAAAACAGAACTAACCTAGCACCGACGTTGGTTTTATTTCGCCCCGGTGCTGCAATGATGAGCAAAATAGGTAAATTAGGTAACTTGTCCTGTAATTCAAACTgttgagattattttattttaaatgtttgttatcCACAGATTTGACGAAATACGtgataaacttttaaaaacatgtatgaTACAATGTATGACAGCTTGATTTCATACAGGCAGTGTAGTGAACAACCGACTAAGCCGTTAAGGGTCCTCGTCCGCTTTCGCGCTTGCGTAGTTGGCTACAGCTGCAATTGGACTACATATGACCGTCTTCCATGGTAGCAACCTTTATTCATCCATGGTAGCAACTTTTAGAACTTAATTTTTAATGGAAGTCGGCCAAGTGAACGCCTCAAAACATCATGGTCAAAGTAAGTGATTATAAACCACGTTAGTGTGCCATCAGAGCTGGAGTTCTCGATGTTAAACTCGTATTTCCATGCGCTACTATGGTTTCATGTggttaacgttagctgtttTCATGCATATTATGTGGACAAAATAGCTAACTAATAGCTAAAAAGTCTGTCAAAGGCAAAATTCAAAGCCATAAGTTATAATGTCTCAGAGTTCATCAAAATGTACAGTCGTTTTTTAATCAGTTTATACTGATAACAGTATGTATGTCTGCAAgggaaatgtcattttcagaaaTCAAGAACAACAAACAAGGTTCCCAATGTTCAATGATTTACCTTGAAAATTGTTTTGCATCCTAAAATACTTTGAAAttgaaaagcacaaaaaacGTGAAACACAGTTgatgtattttataatttatttaatctatttttttataCTGTCCCTGCGTTATTTTATAATTCTAGAAATGCTATGTATGTGCAGAACTATGTCTGTCACTCCCCTGTTCAGCTTATTCcaataaagttgtttgaaaaaatgtcttaaaattgtAATACAACAAGCTATATTTTTTACAGATCCACCCATCAATTGTTCAGGTGGGGGGCCGGTTCGAAATACAGTCCCCAAATCTCAGCAAGACATTGTTTCACTGCCTTCTGTGTCCCAAATTCAAGCCAACTAGCAGCAGGAAGATCCAGAGACACATGGATGCCCATATCAAGACTGCATTGCATGTTCAAGGTAACTTGATTGCCATAGGTGTAGAACTCGCACATCATTTACTTAGTGTTTACATAGTGATGTTGCAGATTTTTTAATCTTTCCTACCATTCGAAACTCCTCTGTTTCCTTGCAGACAACATCATTTGCAGATGCAACCAGCAGTGCAGACCAGTGGGTCATTATCACTGCCCCTACTGTGAAAAAACAATTATACGGAAGGAATGTATGGAAACTCATGTTTTTGGATGCCAAAATAAACCTCCCCCACCGCTGACATTGGCACCACCCTTATTTCCATTAGCATCATCACAGCTGTGCATTCCTGCTTCCCAGGAGATTACAAGACTCCCATGTCCTCCTACGATTTCAGCAGAACCCCCTTCTCCATCTGCGACATCAGCATTACCTGACTTAGAGCCTCATTCAACCCCCCTGGATCTGCTGGAGGAGCCCATGGAGTCTAATGCATCAGCAGTAGATCAAGACCATTGTTACACGCTTCCACTCCCAGTTTCTCTCCACTCCCCTATAGCTTCACCAGTATCCGATGATATTCCCTCAGCTTCACAACCAGAGGCCTCTAGCACAGATGCCTGTTCACCTGAGGCGTCAGTCGAGGCTGCTGCAGCGTCTTACGACACAGTGAAACTGCCATCTTACGGTGTCAGAAGTTTAAAGTTGGTGTGGTGCCCTCACTGCTCGCTTCGTCTTTACAAGAAAAACCTGGGTGCCCATATACAGAGGAAGCATGCAGGGCTAAAGGATATTACTGCTGCTTCACatctaaaaaatgtatgtgttgaTGAAACACGGGGAATATTTGCTGTCCAAAAAGTTTCTCATGGGTTCTCTGTGCCGATACATGTACAACGTAAAACATGGGGAAATCATCATCAGATAAGGTGTGGGTTGGAGGAATGTCATAAGTATCAGTCGCTTGCAAAGCAGAGTGGGCTAATTTACAGTCTGTGTGAGCACATTCGATCACTGGATTACTGCAGCAAGATTGCGCACGAGGAGTTTCTTAAACCAGGGGTTCTTGAAGAGTTGGTGTCTCTGCATATTGTCGAAGAATCTATGATGGCAACCTGCAAATTGAGGCAAAAAGCAGCGGAGAAAGACCACATGCCTTTTTCTGTGTTGGTGGATTTGGGAGGTTCCACACATcaactttgtctctctgttcatGAGGCCAAAATACGCACTTTCTCCTGCTTTGGCAGAGTTATAGTCACTTTTAACTTGAAAAAACACACCTGGCATTGCCCCTGTACAAACCCTCATAAATCATGTCCACATAAGAGCATCGGTAAATGGCACATATTCCAAACCAGGAAAGATCTCCTGCCTGCAGCAACTCAAGAGACATCTCACTCTTATATTCATCCTGCTACCACTGAGCTGGAGAGAAGTGTGAGATACACTTTTGCAGAGAAGAAAATACCAGCAATGCTTCCTGGAGACGCCACAGCTCCAAGAGCTCTGACAGATTATCCTGTATGTTTGATTCCTACTGAAGAAACATGCAAGCTCTGTCTAGGCCATCCCAGACTAGAAGATGGTTTTCTCATTACAGACAAAGCTGCAATAGTAGGCATGAGCGGTGTAAATCACAGTAAGTAAAGCGCATCATTGACTGACCACATACTTTCTGATTTGATGTCCTAATTTTATCCTTCTACACATTGCAGACATCTCGACCTATAATAAAAGATGCCCCCAATGCCACATGGACTACCGGTACCAGGAGTGGCGAGATGGTCTCCACAACTTCAATGACCGTGTCATTCTGACTCTAGAGCTTTGCCTCTATATGCGGCATGGCTTACAGGTATGTATATTGCAATGCAAGGGCTCCAggaattaacatattttttttaatacgtAAGGAATACAAAATAACTATTAAAGGAACTAAACAATTGTGAAGGTACTTATTTATCAAactgcatttatattttttatacttgCATACACACTTATAAAGTATATGCTGGTCTTAATTGTAAAACAAATCTACGTAATCgttgtgatttctttttttacagagTCATGTGTCAGTGTCCAGAATGATCAGTTGTTTGGAGAGTTTTCGGGGCCAAAAATTTCCTGCGGTTAACATCATTTTCCGAGCATATTGTCACTTTGAGGCACTAAACAACACAGAGTACAGTTACTCCTGTGTAATTTGTGGCTTTTTCCCTGCTGTTGTCACCATGGACCTCCACAGAAGCAGAGGAGCCAAACTGGAGGGTAAGTTACGGGCAACTGAGAggaaaaaagttaaaatctGTTAAAATTGTATTCATATTGACGATGGTTTATGTATGTATCCAATTTGTCTGTGGCTGTAGTGAGTGAGCTAAAAACACCCCCTGAAGACTTTGATGGACAACACAACATAGAGGACTTCTGGGACTCTGTACATCTGGAAATGATTAGTCAAGGCTTTTTTCCCAGTAAGTAGAGAACATATTAATTTATAGTTAGGTAGCAAATAGTTAACTCCAGTGTATGTTggtatacatttttgttgtttttcacttttattattttgcacTGATAATGATGAGTATGACTTTGttcctaatgttttttttaggcTCCTCAACAAATCCATTTGTGGTTCATCCATGTTATGAACACTGGGCTCCTTGGATTGGGAAGGAAACCCGCAAATCTGATAGTGTCCTCAACACCGAATTCAAAAAGATTCCAACAtctgagacagagggagaactGAGCAGTGTAACTGCAGACCGCCTTTGTGACGAGTTGCTCAAACAAAATGtaggttatttatttatttgattaggCCTTATTTATTCGGCCTAAGCTTTCCCTATTTctccaaaactacaaaaaactcatattttattctttattttatgaTATTGAACAATACACAGAATTATTCGCACAATGAACTACTTACCGTCATGCCCATAGGGCACagaaaggggggggggactttttgtaaaatacttttccattttgttttggtGCTCAACTGTGCACAAATCTGTTTAAGaatatgcttctttttttttaaatcagggaAGAGTTGAGCTATACTGACAGTAAGACTCTGAGCATGCCCTCTCCCTGTAAATGCCTTGTGTCCTTTTTAAGAGATGTTACAACAAATGCATTACTAAAATTAACAATTGATTCTTGATGTATCCCAGGAAGCAACTCTCCAACATCTGTGCAAAAGTTGCGGTGTTGAAGCGAGTGGATCTCGTGCAGATTTGATCTTCCGGCTGAGGGAGAAACTGAAGAATCAGCAGACCTATGTCAATGTGTATCAGTCTATTTGGGGTGCCTCTGGTAAGTTAAAAGTGACCATGAAAAACATGAGTAAAAGTTAAAGTAATATTtacaagattttatttttcctctacCTCtaatcaacctctaaatccacttttgtacttacacttatttagcttttatatttatatccactttgtacttaatttattttagctgtattttagtgtattatattttgatttgcttagtacttctattcttgtgtgcattgacgtgatagtgagcagctgtaacaaaagagtttctccttggggatcaataaagtatttctgattctgattctgatacaggTGGATGGTCTGTAGTTGCATGCCCACATGGCATTGTTTACAGTCTAAAATTCAACCTGCTGACAGAAAGTCCAAGAGATTTCGCCGACCTTCTTTTGTCATGGAAACATTTCCCAAATGTCTGCCTGTATGACTCTGCACATGGTttggcaacacacacaaattcacgaGTTGCTGACAATCCCCCATTTCATCCACATGAAGGAAAACCAGCTGCCCCCACAAAGGAGAACTTGGCTAAAGCTGTTTGTCGAAAACTGAAAGTGCCCCTGCCATGGCTCAGAGAAAAATTAGAGAATTCAGAAGAAAATGGACATCCAATAACTGGGACAAGCCACCATTATGCACTTCATGACAAACTCCATCAGAGTAACACAAAAGACCCACATGATGCGTTGCGAAGGGTTGATCTTGTACCTGAACTCCAGGATTATGTAAAAAGTAAGGCAGTGAAACATCTTTTTGCTGACATGAGaaaaaacagttattttctcaACAGCATGGCACCCTCCACACACATGTTCCTGATGAGAAACCTGATCGAATACAGGAACGCATTTTGTAACACACAACTTATGGAAATCCAGTTAAAGTGAGATCAGCAACACTGTTATGTATGACATAGGCCGAAATACCATGGGTTACTGTCATTTTGCTAGTTATTAGATAGAAACTGCATACTGATGCCAAGGATAAGACTAACTATATTCTTGCTTACAGCtgggtactgtagtttttagcaaacatacTCAGGCAGGATAGTAGTGTAGAAAAAACagagtgcatttgttggggactattttcagatgCTGATTTGGTACACTAATGATCCGAATGAGCAAGACAATTTATGTGGGACTGACTCAAATAATCCACAGTGgctgtgttcatggtaatgaaggaacattaCATCCTTCTAACATACTTGTTAgaaggatcaattcattgttggttttagacTTTTCTAGTCTTTGGCTGATAATaagaatatagaatatcaccagtcTTATGCTTTAATGACACTGGTCTCCTCATTGTAACAACAGttctcatattttttttatagtttttaatgCTGTGGTTTGATTTTTGATATTCCACTAAAAGTattgtgaaaatataataacatGAAGCATGTATACTaggtatacatactgtacagtatgatgGTACACGTGTATCTTTTCATACCATTAGAAGATAGCACATTCCTAAGTTAACTGTTAGCACTTACAGTGCTATGTTAAAATTTGCACACCCCTTAATTTATGGCACATTTTCTTCTACTACAACGAAGTACTTGAATATTGTGAGGTCTAtacactgtttttctgtttcacaaGAAACTATTGTTCAAATGCGTAATATATTTATTGAGAATTGTTTTTACTGAGAagtattttttgaaaatgtctgctgcTCACGTCTTTTTCAGGTCGAAAATAATGTGAGTCAAATAGCATAATTTCAGGACTGTTTGCTTTTCAAAAGGGATATTTCAATTTATTCATATTGCTAGCTGAGAGGTTTGGAAAGGAATTTTATGATGATTCACCCATGagtcaaaataaagaaatagttcatgGTTTCAGCAGAAACAGCACGTTGAAGACAGTGAAAAACCATATTACAGTTTCATGAAGAAATATCAACCTTTATCTATGCTTGTAGCTTTTCTAACAATATTCATCTGTTCATACATTTTGTACAATAAtacatgtattatatatttcCAGCCACAGTCCAGGATGTACAGTTTGGTCCCCATTTGTATTAAAACAAGAATGTACAATGCAACTGTTGCAACTGCAAGGCACTCAAGAACACCACGCTTATACATTTTATCTCTGTGTATATGTAGATATAATTAATCTACTCTTGAACAATGAGTTTGGCTGAGCAAAATGTCTCCCCATGATCATTTATGGCTCTACAGGTATAAATGTTGGTGTCCTCTGGTCCAACTTTGGTTAGGACCAGGGTACAGCGGCCATCTTCCTCGTACTCTATCTGCATTGTGGCTGACTCCACCACAGGCTCTTGACCACACAGCCACACCACCTCTGGGTCAGGGTATCCTGCCAAGATAGATGGGAGATGGGAGGGGTGAGGATGGGCAAAAGGTTGCAACACATTGTTTTTAAGTCCTTTGGGGGAAATTCAAGTCAAGTCGCAAGGCTTTAAGGCCTGAATGCTGACTATTAAAATGACATCTGAACATATTTCTTTCAGAGCAATAGGTCTGCTTTCACATTTTAAGTCAAGTTCAGGGAGTCAagcaagtcaagtctcaagtcctcATTTGTGACTGTAGTCTGTAGTCCAAGTCTCAAGTCACTGCTCTGCACCAAAGAACCCAAAAATGTCTCAAAGAGGAACACAGGTACTGCTTGAGCTCTTCAGTGAAGGCCTCAAGATAAGAAGTTGTGAGTACCTGTGAGGTGACATGAGAGACGAGCACTGGATCCCTGAGCTACTGTCTGGTCCTCCAGGCTCTGGGTGAACTGGGGTGGCCCCTGCATCTTGAGCTCCAGAGACTGCAGAGCGTGCTCTGCTTCCGGGCTCAGGGGTGAGTCTGGGatagagagggggaggaagtaGATGAAAGAGTGGGGAAACCTCAGGACTGCCCTTCAGTAAGGTTAAACCAGGAAACTAAAATGGTCCTGATAAGATAAAAATAATTAGGACAATAAAAGGATAATAAAAGAATGTAAGTGTCTAACCTTCTCCAGGGCTGTTAGGAGATCCAGAGCCATCACCTTTAGACAGCAGAGCCATTCTCTTCAGGGCTAACATGGCCTTTCCTGCTTTCTGTgtaacaaaaaatgtcaaaaatttggagcagaaaataaaaccaacaccTCACACGAAAACATCAAAGTACTGTGATGAGGTGTCACCTTCCACTTCTGCCTGGCTAGAAACCTCTTCATCTTATCCTTGGACAGCTTCTTGGTGGTGACGAGATCTGCAGAGTCAAATGCTGCCATCCAAGGGTGGGTAAGTGCCTCTTCACAGGACATCCTTCGCCTAGGAAACAGTGTTAAAGTTAGTTAAGTGAAGATCAGATGGTATCTGGAGGCTGTGCTATAGCTGTATGTTTATGAAATCACCTGGTGTCCTTGTTGAGCAAGGAGCTGATGAAATTTTTGGCCTCGTCTGTAATCTCATCAAAGCTCTCCTCATTAAACTCCCACTGGGCAGCTGTGACCAAGGCCAGGGTCTCTGCATCACTGTTACCCTGGAATGGAGACTCACCACTCAGTCTGAAGcccagaggaagagagacagaagtcATCATATTGATGGTTTCAACCTATGTCCACTAGGTGGCACTAAAAGTCAGTGAAACATTCAAACAACAGGCAGTCAATCCATCATGACCATCACCACCAGcgcacatgggagaagtttgccctcCAGCACAGTCCTATTAGTCTATTGTGTTCTAGGTGGTAAAGTGAATTAGCTCAGTTCGATACATGGCCTCAACTGACTCAATCCTAATTTCACAGTCACTGTGTCAGAAAATCTGCTCTCACCAATAAGATGGAAAAAATACGCTGCATGTGCATGACACAAAAAATTGTTTAAAGGAATGTTCTATATGTTGGGAAATACCCTAATTCGCTTCAttgctaagagttagatgagaagttaccactctcatgtctgtacggtaaatatgaagcctccaccagccggttagcttagcttagcacaaagactggaaacagggggaaacagttagcctggctctgtctgaaggtgacaaaatccacctaccagcacctcttaagctcacttccccctgtttccagtctttgtgctaagctaagtggctgtagcttcatatttattgtacagacaggagagtggtattttcatctaactcttcaagaaagcgaataagcgtgtCTCCCGAAATGtcagacttttcctttaatgtaGAAAGGGCTATGGGAGTGATAGTGTGACTCACAATATGTAGCAGATGACCCCAATGCTCCACATGTCAGTGGCCAAATGCACAGGCTCATAGTTGATCACTTCAGGTGCCACAAACTCTGGAGTCCCATGCATCACCTTCAGAGGTGTGTTGTCATCTGTTAAACATAAATCACATAATTTGATATTGAAACATACACTAGAATAACAAGAAAATATTGAGAGAGTTTCATTTCACATACCAAGCCTGCTGGCGAATCCGAAGTCAATGATCTTTATGGAGGTGCCAGTGGtgtcaacacacacaatgttttcaGGTTTGAGGTCCAGATGGACAATGTTCTGCTGATGCATGTAGGCAATCCCCTCCAGGATCTGCTGCATGTAGCGCACACTGGCAGGCTCTGTGTGCTGAAAGCTGTCATCCACAATACGTTCAAACAGTTCCCCGCCTGCGATACTGCAGACAAAAAAACCACAGGGACAGCAAATGGTTATTATATCTCTTTGTATACAATCAGAATTTGCAGGTGCTATAAGAATTCAGCCACGTTGGGCTTTCATGATGATACTCACAACTCCATGACCATGACCATCTCAGGCCTGTGATCGTATGCCGCGAGGCAATGAACCAGTTTGGGGTGGTGGAGGTAGTTCATCAACTCTATCTCTTTACGGGCAGCCTCCCTCTCCTTAGCACGTCGGCCTTTGTAGAACTTCCCAGCACACACACGTCCTGTCTCTTTGTGGGTTAGCTTGAACACCAGGCCGAATTTTCCCCTAATGAAGAGACAggtttagtcatttttatctcTGGACCTTAAGAAAGGAATATAAATGTGTCATCATAGATCTTGAAAAATGTGGTAGTGTGAGCCCATCACAAATAGAGACTTACAATAAAACCAACTAAACAATCTTTCATCTGACATCTGTGATTCTAGTATGCCTTCATCTGTCAATCAAAGAGAAAGAGCACCGTACATCTCTTAACTGCAACCACTGGTGTTCTCAAACCTGCATTGGTGTACATCTGTTGTTTACTAGAGTAGGACTGTGTCTctacatgtatgtatttgaATCCTCCTTCTGTTGCACTTGGCTGGACTTCCCCTCTTCCAGACAACCCACACTAATAAAAGGTAATAATTTCCCTTGAAATGTCAAGCTTTCTTGTTCATCTTAATTTCTAAAGAAAGTGCTTTCTGACGCAACTTGTAAAACCTGTTCGgaaaattcatttttttcctgccagATACTCACATTCCCAGTTTCTCCTGCAAATTGTAATGATCTGTGACTTTGTGGGAAGAGTCAATAGTGACGCAGGTATACACTTGAGGGGCCTCCTCTTCTTGTGGTCTGtctaaatgcacacacaaagacacaataGCTGTAATATAACCCTCATTATGTTTATTTGATATATTCTCAAATGTGGTATCAATAGCCCATATCACCTCACCTTTCTGCTCCATCCTAACCACTGGTGACACTGGTCCTGGCTCACTTACTCCCACTGTGTTGTAGGCCCTCACTCTGAAAGAGTATTCCTGTTGAGGCTGCAGCCCAGAGCACACTCTGTATGAGGTACTCTTACACTGGGCAGTGAGCTCGCTCCAGTCCCCAGGCTCAACACGTCCTTGGTTCTTTACCTCGACCACGTAACCCAGGACTGCACTGCCACCGTCGTAGCAGGGGCCCGACCAGGACAGTACAAGGCTGGTGGCAGAGATGAGGGAGATCACAGGACAGGAGGCAGGAGGCTGTGGCCTCTCTGGtgggatgatgatgaagaaagtGCTCAGGTAACTGCAAACTTACTTCACATGGTCCTGACACTGCCAAGTGTGTGTTGTCTTACCTATGACGGAAAGGGTGAGCGTGTGTTGTGCTGAGTTCTTGCGGTCCTTCACTACAACAGTGTAGTGACCCGTGTGCTGTGGTTTAGCCTCTGCTATAACCAATGTACTGCTCAGATGAGTATTTTCTGCCCACAGCTCTGGACCATCCACTATCTGCAGATATAAAGTGTgtatgaaaaagagagagagagggagatcaATACTGACAAACAGTGGAGAGATGGGATGGCAGAAAGTGGATATTTTGTAAACCAGCCTTAAAATTACAACAcctgttgtttgtttctgatCCAACAAGACACGACAGGAGGACTGCCAGTGAAAAAACACGTCACTTGGGCAGTTTGTCCCACCTTCACCTTGACATGTTGTGGAGGGTTTTCAAAATGTAATACTGGACctgcaaagacaaaacaaagtgaGTGTTTTGACTCCTGCTCATTGTAGTGTTATTGGTCGGGTTAACATCACACTGGAAGGAAACTATCAGTGTGGTGTGTGAGCgtgagataaagacagagagaccgAGAAAATGTCTGGTAGGGGGATGGGATTACATGATCTGTGGTTTGTGCTGTACTGTAAGACTGGAAGTGTATTACTTCCCCCGAGACCCTTATTATTGTAGCATACAGCAGACCAAGTGTCTCAAGtggaaacaaatgtaaaacacagatgACCTACCCCACACAAGTGCAACCAGTCCTTGTGTAATCAAGCGTGttaaacaatgttaaaaaaGTTCACCTGTTCTTTGAAGGCACTTGTGTATCCCGGTTACATAATATGTTTCACACTATTTACTTAGACAAATGTCCTTAAAggaagcaaacacacatttaaataatgttACCATGAATTTACATTAGGCTAGACAATTCCATATATGAGCTGGAGTCAAT
This genomic interval from Siniperca chuatsi isolate FFG_IHB_CAS linkage group LG21, ASM2008510v1, whole genome shotgun sequence contains the following:
- the mylk5 gene encoding myosin light chain kinase, smooth muscle isoform X2; this encodes MNGDGSKQRYVSTFRMHIKPPRASSAPAIGPGAIDTRTSDKCSLNLSSRKHLDPPVFIETLEDCCVDEGCDITLRGVVTGSQPIKVSWLHNGEVARFGTPSFNGREVSFVVRECLPEDAGAYTCLVENSAGKTSCCAAMFVRDFETICDVQNRVSNIPTSASKSIMENGRSPQSPKDELQKFKGSICTSPTGSDKLSPISTPREVIPKKRSNSETGPVLHFENPPQHVKVKVGQTAQVTCFFTGSPPVVSCWIRNKQQIVDGPELWAENTHLSSTLVIAEAKPQHTGHYTVVVKDRKNSAQHTLTLSVIERPQPPASCPVISLISATSLVLSWSGPCYDGGSAVLGYVVEVKNQGRVEPGDWSELTAQCKSTSYRVCSGLQPQQEYSFRVRAYNTVGVSEPGPVSPVVRMEQKDRPQEEEAPQVYTCVTIDSSHKVTDHYNLQEKLGMGKFGLVFKLTHKETGRVCAGKFYKGRRAKEREAARKEIELMNYLHHPKLVHCLAAYDHRPEMVMVMEFIAGGELFERIVDDSFQHTEPASVRYMQQILEGIAYMHQQNIVHLDLKPENIVCVDTTGTSIKIIDFGFASRLDDNTPLKVMHGTPEFVAPEVINYEPVHLATDMWSIGVICYILLSGESPFQGNSDAETLALVTAAQWEFNEESFDEITDEAKNFISSLLNKDTRRRMSCEEALTHPWMAAFDSADLVTTKKLSKDKMKRFLARQKWKKAGKAMLALKRMALLSKGDGSGSPNSPGEDSPLSPEAEHALQSLELKMQGPPQFTQSLEDQTVAQGSSARLSCHLTGYPDPEVVWLCGQEPVVESATMQIEYEEDGRCTLVLTKVGPEDTNIYTCRAINDHGETFCSAKLIVQE
- the mylk5 gene encoding myosin light chain kinase, smooth muscle isoform X1 is translated as MNGDGSKQRYVSTFRMHIKPPRASSAPAIGPGAIDTRTSDKCTDTGSLNLSSRKHLDPPVFIETLEDCCVDEGCDITLRGVVTGSQPIKVSWLHNGEVARFGTPSFNGREVSFVVRECLPEDAGAYTCLVENSAGKTSCCAAMFVRDFETICDVQNRVSNIPTSASKSIMENGRSPQSPKDELQKFKGSICTSPTGSDKLSPISTPREVIPKKRSNSETGPVLHFENPPQHVKVKVGQTAQVTCFFTGSPPVVSCWIRNKQQIVDGPELWAENTHLSSTLVIAEAKPQHTGHYTVVVKDRKNSAQHTLTLSVIERPQPPASCPVISLISATSLVLSWSGPCYDGGSAVLGYVVEVKNQGRVEPGDWSELTAQCKSTSYRVCSGLQPQQEYSFRVRAYNTVGVSEPGPVSPVVRMEQKDRPQEEEAPQVYTCVTIDSSHKVTDHYNLQEKLGMGKFGLVFKLTHKETGRVCAGKFYKGRRAKEREAARKEIELMNYLHHPKLVHCLAAYDHRPEMVMVMEFIAGGELFERIVDDSFQHTEPASVRYMQQILEGIAYMHQQNIVHLDLKPENIVCVDTTGTSIKIIDFGFASRLDDNTPLKVMHGTPEFVAPEVINYEPVHLATDMWSIGVICYILLSGESPFQGNSDAETLALVTAAQWEFNEESFDEITDEAKNFISSLLNKDTRRRMSCEEALTHPWMAAFDSADLVTTKKLSKDKMKRFLARQKWKKAGKAMLALKRMALLSKGDGSGSPNSPGEDSPLSPEAEHALQSLELKMQGPPQFTQSLEDQTVAQGSSARLSCHLTGYPDPEVVWLCGQEPVVESATMQIEYEEDGRCTLVLTKVGPEDTNIYTCRAINDHGETFCSAKLIVQE
- the mylk5 gene encoding myosin light chain kinase, smooth muscle isoform X4; protein product: MAGEVARFGTPSFNGREVSFVVRECLPEDAGAYTCLVENSAGKTSCCAAMFVRDFETICDVQNRVSNIPTSASKSIMENGRSPQSPKDELQKFKGSICTSPTGSDKLSPISTPREVIPKKRSNSETGPVLHFENPPQHVKVKVGQTAQVTCFFTGSPPVVSCWIRNKQQIVDGPELWAENTHLSSTLVIAEAKPQHTGHYTVVVKDRKNSAQHTLTLSVIERPQPPASCPVISLISATSLVLSWSGPCYDGGSAVLGYVVEVKNQGRVEPGDWSELTAQCKSTSYRVCSGLQPQQEYSFRVRAYNTVGVSEPGPVSPVVRMEQKDRPQEEEAPQVYTCVTIDSSHKVTDHYNLQEKLGMGKFGLVFKLTHKETGRVCAGKFYKGRRAKEREAARKEIELMNYLHHPKLVHCLAAYDHRPEMVMVMEFIAGGELFERIVDDSFQHTEPASVRYMQQILEGIAYMHQQNIVHLDLKPENIVCVDTTGTSIKIIDFGFASRLDDNTPLKVMHGTPEFVAPEVINYEPVHLATDMWSIGVICYILLSGESPFQGNSDAETLALVTAAQWEFNEESFDEITDEAKNFISSLLNKDTRRRMSCEEALTHPWMAAFDSADLVTTKKLSKDKMKRFLARQKWKKAGKAMLALKRMALLSKGDGSGSPNSPGEDSPLSPEAEHALQSLELKMQGPPQFTQSLEDQTVAQGSSARLSCHLTGYPDPEVVWLCGQEPVVESATMQIEYEEDGRCTLVLTKVGPEDTNIYTCRAINDHGETFCSAKLIVQE
- the mylk5 gene encoding myosin light chain kinase, smooth muscle isoform X3 is translated as MNGDGSKQRYVSTFRMHIKPPRASSAPAIGPGAIDTRTSDKCTDTGSLNLSSRKHLDPPVFIETLEDCCVDEGCDITLRGVVTGSQPIKVSWLHNDFETICDVQNRVSNIPTSASKSIMENGRSPQSPKDELQKFKGSICTSPTGSDKLSPISTPREVIPKKRSNSETGPVLHFENPPQHVKVKVGQTAQVTCFFTGSPPVVSCWIRNKQQIVDGPELWAENTHLSSTLVIAEAKPQHTGHYTVVVKDRKNSAQHTLTLSVIERPQPPASCPVISLISATSLVLSWSGPCYDGGSAVLGYVVEVKNQGRVEPGDWSELTAQCKSTSYRVCSGLQPQQEYSFRVRAYNTVGVSEPGPVSPVVRMEQKDRPQEEEAPQVYTCVTIDSSHKVTDHYNLQEKLGMGKFGLVFKLTHKETGRVCAGKFYKGRRAKEREAARKEIELMNYLHHPKLVHCLAAYDHRPEMVMVMEFIAGGELFERIVDDSFQHTEPASVRYMQQILEGIAYMHQQNIVHLDLKPENIVCVDTTGTSIKIIDFGFASRLDDNTPLKVMHGTPEFVAPEVINYEPVHLATDMWSIGVICYILLSGESPFQGNSDAETLALVTAAQWEFNEESFDEITDEAKNFISSLLNKDTRRRMSCEEALTHPWMAAFDSADLVTTKKLSKDKMKRFLARQKWKKAGKAMLALKRMALLSKGDGSGSPNSPGEDSPLSPEAEHALQSLELKMQGPPQFTQSLEDQTVAQGSSARLSCHLTGYPDPEVVWLCGQEPVVESATMQIEYEEDGRCTLVLTKVGPEDTNIYTCRAINDHGETFCSAKLIVQE